The Methanosarcinales archaeon genome includes the window AGTGGCCATGGAAGTGGTCTTGATGGCCGCAGATTCGGGTGCCTTGACAATGGAAGGTGAAGTAATAGCCATTGGTGGTACTGCATACGGAGCTGATGTAGCATGTGTAATAAAACCTGCACATTCAAACAACTTCTATGGTCTTCAGGTAAGGGAGATCATAGCAATGCCGAGGGATAAATAACATTCATATTATGAAATTTATAAAAATAACCACAAACTCCTTAAATGCTGAAGAATAAAATAATATGATTCAATATTAGTATAGATTATCATAATTAACGAGGTGTTAATAAACATATGAGAAAATGGAAAACAGATTGGGGATTGCAAAGCAGGATGTTCTTTACCATGTTTTTGCTGTTTTTAGTGTATATGTTCTTCCTGGTATTTTTATCATTCCAGGGTGCGGGTATGAATGTAATGCTCATCTTCATAGGAGTATTCATGTTCCTTCAGTTTTTCATGTCAGATAAACTGGTTCTGTGGAGTATGGGAGCCAAGATAGTATCCGAAAGTGAAGAACCAAAACTTCATGAAACTATCACCCGGCTGTGCGCTATAGCTGATCTGCCAAAACCAAAAGTAGCTGTAGTCCACAGCTCAGTGCCAAATGCCTTTGCAACAGGCCGGAGCCCAAGTAAAGCCGTAGTAGCTGTTACTACTGGTATTATGCAGACTCTTAACCAGAGTGAACTGGAAGCAGTGCTTGCCCATGAACTGAGCCATGTAAAAAACAGGGATGTCATGGTAATGACCATTGCAAGCTTTCTGTCAACAGTGGCTTTTTTCCTTGTTCGGTATCTGCTGTTCTTCGGAGGGGGAAGCAGGAATAGAGAATCTGGTGGCATTATGGCAGCATGGTTTGTCTCGATCTTAGTCTGGTTAATCAGTTTAATGCTTATCAGGACACTTTCCAGATATCGTGAATTCTCAGCAGATAGAGGAGCTGCCCTTATTACGGGTACACCTTCTAATCTGGCGTCTGCTCTAATGAAGATCAGCGGCATTATGCCAAGGATACCAAAGGATGATCTGAGAAAGGTGGAAGGTATGAATGCATTCTTTATCATTCCTGCCATATCGGGTTCGTCTCTAATGAACCTGTTCTCAACCCATCCATCTGTTGAGAAACGTATTGCAGCACTGGAGAATCTGGAGAAAGAGTTGGAGCGTTAAATGGGATTTCTGGATGCTTTAATGGGAAAGAGCAAACTCCCCAAAGCCAGGGTGGACAGGCTCTTTGCCATATCTACTGCCAGTATCACCCTGGATGTTAATCTGGGACTCAAACCTTTTGGGTCTGCAGGCATTTGTTTTAAACCTATGGAATCCTCCAGATATGCGGCTGCACGTTTAGAGATAGAGGAATTGCTTAATTATAGCTGTAAGGAGACCGGTACAGATTATAAGATACAGAAGGATGAATTCAATTATCTATGGGTAGTACTGAAAGACCCTGACTTTGAAGACCTGGTCACTAATATCCATCTGGTTTCCCAGACCCTGATCGAGCATGGTTTCAGCGAACAGTTATTATGCGCCATTTACCGTTTTGAAGGTGAAAGAACAGTCTACTGGATATACAATTATAAACAGGGAGCTTACTATCCCTTCATACCCAAAGGTGACCACACTAGGGACAATAACCTGGAATTTAGGCTCAGGTCGGTAATGGACAGCGAGCTGCCTATTGAAAAAAATGTGGAAAAATGGTACCCCCTCTGGGGGATTCCCATTTAATTCGAGTTTTTAATCCTCAATAAGCCCTTCTCCACTGAATATTTCGGTGGCTTCTTCCAGTGTCATATCTTCCGGGGGTATAATGAGGTCGGATTCCGCGATCTCAGCATCGTCGAGAGGCTTGCCATTCTCTTTTACAGTGGCAATAAGTTTACGGAGTTCTGATTTGAAGCCACTCTCATTTTCTTTTCCCACGTAATCCACTATCTTGTTGTCAATTACATTCAATTCATCCAGTAAACTACTGGACACTTTATATTGTCCTTCACCCATTATCCTGACAATCATTTTTCCACTTCCTCTTTAAGGGTTGCCAGTTCAGATTCAATATTGCTTGTTGCACTGATCTTAGCAAGTTCTTTTTCGATATCATCCTCTTTTCCGGTAAAGTCTTCCAGCGTACCCTGTTCAAGAAGTTCGTCCAGTGCGGCAGAGCGTGCCTTCATATTCTCAGTTTTCTCCTCAGCTCTTTGTACTGCCAGTCCCACATCTGCCATCTCTTCGCTAATACCTGTTATCGATTCAGTGATCTTGACCTGGGCTTCTGCTGCTGAGTATTGGGCCTTGATGGTCTCCTTTTTGGTCCTGAAAGACTCGACCTTGGCAGACAGTCTTTTTTCTGTGGCCTGGAGCTTTTCCTGTTCCTTATTCAGATCTATGATCTGCTGGTCAAGGGACTGGACCTGAGACACAAGTCCGTTCTTCCTTTCCAGTGCAAGGCGTGCCAGGTCTTCCCTGCCTGCCTTCACCGCATCCCTGGCCTGGCCGTTCAGCTTGTCAATGTTCTGATTCAGTTTTGCTTTTTGCAGCTCGAGCCTTTTCTTTGAAGTAGTAACCTCTGCCACACCTCGTTTAACGTTTTGCAATAATTCTAGCTGTTTTTGGTAAGAGTAATCCAGGGTTTCCCCGGGATCTTCCATTTTACCAACTATCTTGTTCATTTTTGCTTTTAATACGGTCCCCATTCGATTCAATAAACCCATATTTTCTACTCCTTGCTTTTAATTGCTGCCATTTTAATAATTCTAATCGTTAAATTAAATTTTCCTTTAATTTGTAATTTCCGATTATTACTAATGATACTAAATCATATAAATAATTGTGATTTTACTTCACCTTTTTATGCTAAGATTAACTAATCTATATAAACTTCTCTAACAATGTGAAACAAAAAAAATATGGTGATCCAAGTTGCGTGGAAAGATATTTAGACAGGATGTGCAAATGTTTGCATTTTTCGGATTTATGCTTCTGGCATTTTTCTATTTAAGTTATACTAAAACACTTGGAAGTGAATGGCAAATCAATTCCATTGTACTTTTTTTGATCTTAGCTGGTATGCTGGTGTTATCTGCCACTGAGATACCCATATACCGCATTCGGACAAAAAAACCTGATTTTTCTGATGAAAAAAATGAACTTTTAAGCGAGTTCTATTCGGTCCCGGTGGCAGAGGAGATTGAAACTGACAGTGAACTCGTTTTTGATTCTTCCATCACCTTAAATGTAGGGGGTTTCATTCTGCCTCTGATACTGGCTGCTTATGTGGCGATAAATGAAACAATAAAATGTCCGATTTTTGCATCTCTGGAGATTCTTTTAATCATTGTTGTTGTAACTCACCTGCTAACAGAATTCAAAAGCGGGATCGGAATAGTAATCCCTGATTATATCGGTCTGGTGGCGATTCCGTTTGCTTTAATCCTGGAACCTGAAAATGCTGCATCAATTGTGCTTGTTTCAGGTGTGTTTGGCATTCTGGTAGGGATCATAACATCTCTATTTAATATAAACGAGAATACCGAAGGAAGCGCCTTTATAAATCTGGGTGGTGTGAGTAACTTCAGAGCTATATATATTACAGTGCTGATAGCATCATTGTTGACATATGCACCTGTATAAAAATTTATATCCTCACATAAAACGCAGCTTCACCTAACTCTTCTTCAATACGCATGAGCTGGTTGTATTTAGCTGTGCGCTCGCTTCTGGCCGGTGCTCCCGTCTTTATTAATTCTGCACCCAGAGCCACAGATATATCTGATATTGTATTATCTTCTGTCTCTGCAGAGCGGTGACTTACTACTACGCTATAACCGTTTCGCTGTGCAGTAGTAGCAGCATCAAATGCTTCACTAATACTACCTATCTGGTTCAATTTAAGCAGTAAGGAATTGCACGCACCCATTTCAATACCATGGTTAAGACGTTCAACGTTTGTAACAAAAAGATCATCGCCCACAATTATTGTATCTGGCAGTTCCATGGTGAGGGCAGCGAAATCATCAAATGCCTCCTCCTGGAAAGCATCTTCAATAAGTATTATCGGGTATGTATGTACCAGGTCGACATAATAATCCAACAATTCAATACTGGTTAATTCTCTTTCATCGATATGGTAAATACCATCTTCGTAGAATGAAGAAGCTGCAGCATCAATGCCTATGGTAATATCATCTTCCGTGTATCCTGCTTCTTCGATAGCTTCTAATATTGCATCTAGTGCATCACTTGTCTGGTTGACAGGAGGTGCGTACCCACCTTCATATCCCACATTGGTTGCACTACTCCCATATTTCTTATTAAGTATATCACCTAAAGCATGATAGGTCTCAGCTGCCCATCTTATTGCTTCATGAAATGTCTCTGCTCCTTTTGGCTGGATCATGAATTCCTGGATGGCAAGATCATTACCTGCATGCTGACCGCCATTAAGTACATTAAGGGTAGGTACGGGCAATGTAAATGAATTTGTGCCTCCCAGATATTGATATAATGGTATTTTTAAGGAATCTGCTGCTGCTCTGGCTGCTGCCATACTTACACCTAAGATAGCATTAGCACCCAGATTGGATTTGGAATCAGTGCCATCAATTTCGATCATGCTCAGGTCGATCTCCCGCTGGAGCCTAACATCCATGCCTATGATCTCTGGGCCAAGAATGGAGTTTACATTATGGACGGCGGTTAATACTCCCTTCCCACGATAACGCTTATCTTTATCTCTTAGTTCAAGGGCTTCGTTTGAACCTGTAGATGCACCACTGGGAACACTAGCCCTGCCAAAACCTCTTGACCGTGTATCATTGCAATGTGTTGAAACCTCCACCTCAACGGTTGGATTGCCCCTGGAATCCAGGATTTCTCTCGCATATACCTGTTCAATCTCAAAAACCAAAATATCACCAATAAATAAATGTATTAGGATATATTTAAGTTTAGACGGTTTTTTTTGGAAAAATAAAAAAGGATTGAGATGAAATTACTTTTGTAGGTAATTTCGAACTCTTTCGTATTTACAATATTTATTCAGATATTAGACTGGTCAATGCATCTTTGGCCATTTGCTTGTATACTGCTGCATCTGTATGATAATGTTCCCTGGCTTGTATAGAATTCGGATTACTGCTGTCCAGGTTCTCAACACGCTCAAGCGTCCTTTGTGCAGTCTCGGCAACCCAGCGGTTCCTTGTGGCTGCATCCACCACAGTGATATTCTCTGGTCTGACCGAGGTCAGGACTGTTCCGTCCTCTGTCTGATATGTGCTGGATTTTCCGACTATTGCCAGGTAATCTGGCGGAGTCACTTCTGCCATTACTCTTGCAGCTTCCGGTTGGTACTGTCCGGCATATATCAGATAAGCACCTGTGGGGTCTACAATTCTGCCTCGCCAGTATTCGGCATCTGT containing:
- the htpX gene encoding zinc metalloprotease HtpX, with amino-acid sequence MRKWKTDWGLQSRMFFTMFLLFLVYMFFLVFLSFQGAGMNVMLIFIGVFMFLQFFMSDKLVLWSMGAKIVSESEEPKLHETITRLCAIADLPKPKVAVVHSSVPNAFATGRSPSKAVVAVTTGIMQTLNQSELEAVLAHELSHVKNRDVMVMTIASFLSTVAFFLVRYLLFFGGGSRNRESGGIMAAWFVSILVWLISLMLIRTLSRYREFSADRGAALITGTPSNLASALMKISGIMPRIPKDDLRKVEGMNAFFIIPAISGSSLMNLFSTHPSVEKRIAALENLEKELER
- a CDS encoding PspA/IM30 family protein, which translates into the protein MGLLNRMGTVLKAKMNKIVGKMEDPGETLDYSYQKQLELLQNVKRGVAEVTTSKKRLELQKAKLNQNIDKLNGQARDAVKAGREDLARLALERKNGLVSQVQSLDQQIIDLNKEQEKLQATEKRLSAKVESFRTKKETIKAQYSAAEAQVKITESITGISEEMADVGLAVQRAEEKTENMKARSAALDELLEQGTLEDFTGKEDDIEKELAKISATSNIESELATLKEEVEK
- a CDS encoding DUF1614 domain-containing protein, whose translation is MRGKIFRQDVQMFAFFGFMLLAFFYLSYTKTLGSEWQINSIVLFLILAGMLVLSATEIPIYRIRTKKPDFSDEKNELLSEFYSVPVAEEIETDSELVFDSSITLNVGGFILPLILAAYVAINETIKCPIFASLEILLIIVVVTHLLTEFKSGIGIVIPDYIGLVAIPFALILEPENAASIVLVSGVFGILVGIITSLFNINENTEGSAFINLGGVSNFRAIYITVLIASLLTYAPV
- the eno gene encoding phosphopyruvate hydratase; translated protein: MVFEIEQVYAREILDSRGNPTVEVEVSTHCNDTRSRGFGRASVPSGASTGSNEALELRDKDKRYRGKGVLTAVHNVNSILGPEIIGMDVRLQREIDLSMIEIDGTDSKSNLGANAILGVSMAAARAAADSLKIPLYQYLGGTNSFTLPVPTLNVLNGGQHAGNDLAIQEFMIQPKGAETFHEAIRWAAETYHALGDILNKKYGSSATNVGYEGGYAPPVNQTSDALDAILEAIEEAGYTEDDITIGIDAAASSFYEDGIYHIDERELTSIELLDYYVDLVHTYPIILIEDAFQEEAFDDFAALTMELPDTIIVGDDLFVTNVERLNHGIEMGACNSLLLKLNQIGSISEAFDAATTAQRNGYSVVVSHRSAETEDNTISDISVALGAELIKTGAPARSERTAKYNQLMRIEEELGEAAFYVRI
- a CDS encoding RPA family protein; translation: MAGQYTREVAYRVFAQEFRDSNLTFKDSNDQYSPQYLLTPTGAKINRLFIVGTLTEKEDIGTDAEYWRGRIVDPTGAYLIYAGQYQPEAARVMAEVTPPDYLAIVGKSSTYQTEDGTVLTSVRPENITVVDAATRNRWVAETAQRTLERVENLDSSNPNSIQAREHYHTDAAVYKQMAKDALTSLISE